The genomic segment AAATTTAAATCTCCAATACTTAGAGCTGGAGAAGTATATAAAGATAAAACCATTTATAAATTCTCTACATTATAAATTTTAAATTTCTTATTATTGATATATAGATAACCCAACTAAGACCTGAACTTATGCATATAACTCGCCGAAATGAATAATATACTTTTGTTCCAGTTTCTAGTTGGGATATATTTCATAGTATAAATCTAACTTATAATTGGCTTATCTATATAGATATCCAAATTTAAAACTAGATTTATGTAGTAACTTACCGAAATCATAAATATTTTGTTCCGAAAAGCTATGAAAATATCGCTGAAAGTTCTAAGCAGCAGGTTGTATCCAATTTAGCATGCTCCAACTTTCAGTTTGACAAGCTAAATTAGAACAACCTACAAGCTAAGACACTTTAACAGCTCATTTTCAAATGTTTTCTTCATATTATGACCCTTGTGGTTACAAATATATTTATGATTTCTAGTGAAGATATGAACTTAAAGTTTTAGCAACTTTTTAAATACATTAATCTAATAAGTCGAATTCTTAAAATCTATATATGTTTCAATAATAAACTTACATTTAAAATTCTAATAAGCTAAGTTATCAATTAAAATAATAATCTAGAAATTAAATTGTAACATATATAATTTACTAGTAAAAAAGGGCTTAGCCAACAAACATCCATAGTGGGTAATTATGTTTTATATTTAATTATTAAATAAAAATTCACCTAAAATATAACCACTATGGATTATACAAATAATATAAAGAGCACTAAAAAATAAACACTTTATTTTCCATGATTGTATGCTAATCCAACTTTGTCTTAAATATTGCTTTCTGACCTAAGTCGCCTAATAAATACTATTCTAAATGAAATACGTTACCATACAATCATTGAAATAAATTAAGGAAAATCCCTGTCTACAATGGCGACGCTATCTATTTATAAAGTTGATAGTATAAAAAAACATGCTCAGTCCTAAAATTAAAATTTCTTATTAAAGTATATTAACCTCAAAAGATATTCATCACGCTGAGTATACTCAATACGATAAAGTTGCTTGAATTTATGCATTACTAAATTTATTTTAAAATACAACTTTTAGAATGTTTTTTGTAATCTATGCAAATACATTTCAATATTTATACATATTTTAAAATTAATGCTTATTATAACTTTATACTTAGACTTATTAAATACCTTACGCTTATATTTTTAATGTCATTTTTGTTAAAGGAGAATTTATATGTATAATAAATTAAAAAAAGTTATTAGTAACTATCCTATTAATACAAAATTTAAAATAACTTTTTCAGCAATTTTAGGACTTACTTCTTTTCTTATGGCAGTTGTGATATGCATAATATTGTTTATTTCATCACAAACAAATTCACTATATAATGGACCGTACAAAGTTTCTGAAACTATTTCTAATATTAGAGTAAACTTGCAAACAATAAAAATGGACATGTTTAGATCAATCACAGAAACAGATCCAGGAATAAAGAACTTTTATCTAGAGCAAGCTGATACAGAATCCATAGCTCTTGCAAAAAATATAGAAATTTTAAAAGAAATACATAAGGGAGATCCATCATTATTAAATGAATTTTTATCAAATGTAAAGTATTTAGATGATAAGAGAGAAAAATTAAGTGACTTACTAAAATCAAAAACCAATCAGGCTGTAATGAAAGTCAGCCAAGATGCTTACTCTTCACAAATTAAAGAGTCTGAAGAATGTATACTTAAGCTTTTTAAGTCGTCCCAAGAAGATGCTAATTCTTTTGTTACTAATTCAAATACTTATAGAAATATATCTCTAATTTCTATTACGTTTATTATGATAATATTAATTGTAATATCATTATTATTAATTAGAGTATTGAACGATGTATTACTTGAAGGTATTAATCATATTAAGGATATTGCCAAAAACTTAGCTCGTGGAAATCTTAAAATAAATACTGAATATAATGCAAAAGATGAAATGGGTGAAATGTCTCGCGATTTATCTAATTCCATCGGGATGTTACTTTCTTATATTAATGACATAACAAGCACTTTGGAAAGATTAGCAGATGGAGACTTAAATATACATTTAGATAATTCAATAGAATATATAGGCGATTTTAATCCTATACAAAAGTCAATAAAAAATATTATTGATTCTTTAAATATTATATTTCAGAATATGGATCAATCAATCTCATCAATTTCTAATGGTTCTGAGCAATTATCGTCAACTACCCAAATACTCTCTGAAGGTTCTATTAACCAGGCTGGCGCTGTTGAAGAACTCTTTACTAGTTTTAAGAAAATACTGCAAAAGGTTAATAATACTACTAACAATGCAGATAAAGCTAAAAGTTTTTCCATTAATGTAAAACATATTGTAGAAGAAGGAAACGAAAAGATGCAAATATTGATGGAATCTATGAAAGAAATAACTGTCTGCTCAAAACAAATTGCTGAAATTATAAAAGCAATTGAAGAAATTGCTTCACAAACTAATCTTTTAGCATTAAACGCTGCTATCGAGGCAGCTAGAGCCGGTGAAGCTGGAAAAGGTTTTGCTGTAGTCGCAGACGAAGTCA from the Clostridium beijerinckii genome contains:
- a CDS encoding methyl-accepting chemotaxis protein, which codes for MYNKLKKVISNYPINTKFKITFSAILGLTSFLMAVVICIILFISSQTNSLYNGPYKVSETISNIRVNLQTIKMDMFRSITETDPGIKNFYLEQADTESIALAKNIEILKEIHKGDPSLLNEFLSNVKYLDDKREKLSDLLKSKTNQAVMKVSQDAYSSQIKESEECILKLFKSSQEDANSFVTNSNTYRNISLISITFIMIILIVISLLLIRVLNDVLLEGINHIKDIAKNLARGNLKINTEYNAKDEMGEMSRDLSNSIGMLLSYINDITSTLERLADGDLNIHLDNSIEYIGDFNPIQKSIKNIIDSLNIIFQNMDQSISSISNGSEQLSSTTQILSEGSINQAGAVEELFTSFKKILQKVNNTTNNADKAKSFSINVKHIVEEGNEKMQILMESMKEITVCSKQIAEIIKAIEEIASQTNLLALNAAIEAARAGEAGKGFAVVADEVRNLAEQSAEAVNNTSKIIKNSLHVVANGEKLATETAAALDIIVKNVDDTTNLVKEIAVASEDQTKAITEMTSKVDQISQVVQTNSATAEELAASTEELASQSQIIKTEILKYTLKNK